The genomic window ATTTACACCCCCCTTGTAAAACCACCTCTAATATATATTCAATTATTAATAAATATGTTCTTTATTTTATAAAAAGATTTGAAAAATAATTGTTGGGTTGTGACATAAAATTATGTCTTTTTTTTACATTTAATTTAAAATTATTGCATTATCTTTGTTAAATTAACACATAATTTTAAATTTCTATAATAAAAGATTTGATATTAGATATTTTTATTTAAAAATATTTTTGATGTGTAAAATTGTTAAGCGAAGGATATTAATGTGTATTATTCGGAAGATATAGAAGCTAAAGTTTCAGCATCGTTTTTAAGTAATTCATTAAAAAATATTTCTTCATCACTAGCAGAATATAATATACTTTTACCATAGTTATATTTTTTCCCAATTTCTATGTTATCATAGATGCCATAAGATTTTAAAATAAAATCTGTAACTCGATTTCCAAATAATATTATATATTGAGGTTGTAAAATCTCTATCTCTTCAATAATAAATGGCAAACAAGATATTATTTCTTCATCAGTTGGATGCACAGCAATACCATCACATCTCCTAGCAGTTAGCTTACAATTATTATCATTGTCCAATAAATAGCTTTGACCATATAAGTTACTATCACTAGCTCTAGTACATGCTTTAGGTTGGCATCTAACCATAAAACTATGGTAAATCTTATGTATACTTAACCCTTTTTTTATGTGATTCCTTAATTTTATAACATTATCTAAATCTTGATTAAAATTGTTTTCTGCTTCAAAAATAAGCATCATCTCAGGCTCAAGATCGCCTTTACCTAAAGATGATTTTCTTCTACATTTTAATAGTTTTTTGCATCGCATACAGTTATTTATTCTTTCTTCCATATCAATTATTAATTTTATCTTCTTTTCTCTAGAACTATTAGTCATACTCCCTCCTGTTAGTACGGAAATGTTAAAATGTCTTTATAATTTTCTATAATTCGACAGTCAAACATTTAAATCCTCCTGTTTTAATGTTAAATCCTTTTTTTCTTTTATACAGCTTTTTGTTTTAAAAACTAAATATAAACATGTTAGTTCAGACTGTTTTTTGTAGTACTTCTTGCAGCAAAATAATATGTAAGTAATAAAAATAGCGGAAAGTTCATTTTCCGCCTCTAAATAACTAGAATATATAGCATATAAATCTGTGTAACCAAAAATATTGTCCTGATAAAACATAATAAAACCGCACATGGCGGTTTTATTTTTTCATTTTATAAAGATAGCTACGTGTGTTATCGTTTATACCCCAAGTTGCATCTGATAGTTTAGCACAAACATAACTTCGTAAATTATCATCTACTTCTGGGTCTAATCTATCAAGAAGAATATAAAATGCTCTTAATACATCTACCATATTTGTGAAAATCCTATCTACTGGGGCGTTTTTTAGAATTTCATCTTTTTTTCCATAATAAAATATCATTCGCCTTATAATCCATAAAATTTCACTATTTGTCCAAACTTTTTTATTTATTATTTCATCTAGTAATTTTTCAGGTCCTATTTCATTTTCTTTTTGTTCTAGTTCTTTCCAATCTTGACTTTCGTAAACTGTAGAAATAAGGGGGACAATTTTTTCTTCCATTAGTTAATCCTCCATTCTTATTATTCTTTAGCTCCTATAAATAAATTTGCATAATAATTCTCACTTAATGACGAATATATAACACCACCACTTCTAGAGAACTTGAATGTATAAATATATTATCTCCTACATAAATACCTACATGATTAATTACTTATGAATTATTTCTAAAAAGCAATAGTTTTTATACTATAACTATTCTAGAAGATAGAATTTTGTCCTTTTTATTTATATTTTTTTATTTTTTGTATTATTATATCTGTTGATTCCACTGCAAAAAGCTAAACTTAGAGTATGGAATCGGCTGAGCAAACATGTTTATCACGCCACTCATCGGTCTTTACCTCGATTTTAGCTTAGCACTTATTATCTAAAATGATTTTTTATTTATACTTAGCTGTGATCTATGCACCACGCCTTGCTATTCGGACTTAGATAAACATGTTTGCTCAGCCTTAAGCTTGTTGTAGTTACTTTTTGCAGCAGAATCATCTGTTTATTTGTAAATATTATTTTTCTAGCTCTTTAACTAATGCTTCCTTTATGTTCATATAGTTTTTTTACTAAATCATAACTAACTCCTATACATCCTAGTCTACCTCTAGATTCATCGCCACTAGTTCCATGAAAGTCCGAACCACCAGTAACATAAAGTTTTTTTTCACTACTAAAGCTTAAAAATCTATTTATTTGACTATCCGAATGCTCTGGATAGTATGCTTCAATACCTTCTACTCCCATATCAACAACTTCGTTTATTAGTCTTTGATCTTTGATTAATCCTGGATGGGCTAAAACACTAATACCTCCAGCTTGTTTAATGAGATTTATAGCCTCATTAGGTGTAAATTTATATCTAGGAACATATGCCGCTCTTCCTTTACTTATATATTTATCAAAAGCTTCTTTTAATGAAAAAACGTAACCTTTGGCCATCAATGCTTGTGCAACATGTGGTCTTCCTATTAAATCACCTTGAGCTAATTGTTTAACGTAATCAAAAGTAATCTGAAAACCCATGCTTCGTAATTTATTTATCATTTTTTGAGCTCTTTCATAACGACATTCTCGAACCTCTTGTAATCTATTTTTTAAAGCCTGATTTTTATAGTCTATAAAATAACCTAAAATGTGAACCTCGATATCATTTAATTCTGTATTCAATTCAATACCAGGTATAAACTTTAACTTAGATCCAGTAGATGAGTTATAGTTTAATGCTGGTTCTAATCCATCAATTGTATCATGATCGGTGATGGCAATTCCAAAAAGCCCAAATTCTATAGAATATTTAATTATTTGCTCTGGTGAAAACATTCCATCAGAAGCAGTAGTATGAATATGCAAATCATAATACATAATAATTTTCTCCTGTCCTGTTAAAAATCTATATTATTTGTTTTATAACTCTAAGTGCATTTCCCCTAATTATGTTTTGTATTTCTTGTAATGAAAACCCTCGTTTTTGAAGAAGTTCTGGAATCAAACTATATTGCTCAACATTATTAATTACCATTTTATCAGCACCATCAAAATCAGATCCTAATGCTATATAGTCAGGTCCTATTAATTCCGATATATAAACAATATGATCAATCATATCGTTTATTGTGGGATTACTTTCTTTAATAAAAAATTTTACTTGATTTACACCAATAACTCCACCATTATCAGCTAATGCTTTTAATTGATGATCTTTTAGGTTACGTGGAAGGTTACATAAAGAAGCAGCATTTGCATGTGTAACCATAACTGGTTTGTTGTATAATTCAAGTGCTTGATAAAAGGAAGGTTCTGATATATGAGCTAAATCTAATATAATCCCAAGCTCCTCAAGAGTTCTTATTATAATTTTTCCAAAAGAGCTAATACCTGCTGCTCCTATTCCTTCCCCTACTCCATCTGCAAGTAAATTTCTGTTATTCCATGTTAAACCTAAACTTCTTAACCCTAATCGGTATAAAATTCTTAAAATTTCTATATCATTCTGTATGACTTCAGCACCTTCAAGATGAAGAATACAGCTTAATTTATTATTTTTATTAGCTATAATAATATCTTCATATTTTAATACATGATAAATATGTTGTTTATTTAAATCAATTTCATAATAAAATTTATCAACCTGCTTAAATATATCTCTTAAAATAGATTCTTGATTAGTTGGGTTGCTAAATAAGGCAAAAAATTGCAAATAAATATTTGCTCTTTTGGCTCTTTCTAAGTCAAAATGTAAGTTGTTTTTGTATAAACTTAAACCCTGATTATATATTTCTGATATTGTGTCACAATGTAAGTCAACTATATGCATAGTTGTCCTCCTTTTGAAATAAAAAACCTGCTATAATTAGCAGGTTTTATAACGTATAGCGTATTGAGTAATTTAAATTAAAATTATTATCTTGGTTCTACAATTAATTTTATTGCGGTTCTTTCTTCTCCATCAATCATTATATCTGTAAATGCAGGTATGCATATTAAATCCATACCACTTGGAGCAACAAATCCCCTTGCAATGGCAATTGCTTTAATAGCTTGATTAATTGCACCAGCACCAATTGCTTGAATTTCTGCAGCTCCCTTCTCTCTTAAAACACCTGCAAGTGCACCTGCAACAGAATTTGGACTGGACTTAGCTGAAACCTTTAATACTTCCATCAAATAAACCCTCCTCATTGTTAATTTAAATCTTAGATAGGTTGCTCTCATATAGAAGTATATTCTAAAACTTATAAGTAATTCCTGCTTTAAACTAAGTATTTGGTTAAATATTCTAATTTTAGTTAATAAGTGATATTCTTTCTATAGTTTTTATTTTATTTAAGTTTTCATCATAGTCCATTATTACGCCTTGTAGTTGAACTTTGCCTTTAGTTTCAACTTCAAATCTAATTGGCCTTTGTGTAACAAACTTTTGTATTATTATATCCTTTTTCATTCCTAATATAGAATCAACTGCTCCTGTCATTCCTAAATCAGTTATGTATGCAGTTCCTTTAGGCAAAATAGTCTCATCAGCAGTTTGAATATGAGTGTGTGTACCCAATATTGCATTAATTTTACCATCGAAATAATGTGCAATAGCTAATTTTTCTGAAGTTGCTTCAGCATGGAAGTCTAAGATAATTAGATCAGCTTTTTTTTCTATATCTTCTAATATTTCTTCAACTGCTTTAAAAGGACAATCTAAATCATTCATAAATACTCTACCGGAAGCATTTATAATAGCTATTCTTGTGTTAAAACCACCAATGTAAGTATGATAACCTTGACCAGGGCAGTCTCCAGGATAATTTATTGGCCGTATTAATCTATGCTCATCATCAATAAAGTTATATATATCTTTGTTATCCCAAACATGGTTACCCATAGTTAAAACATCTATTCCAGCACCTAGTATTTCATGCATTACATCTTTGGTTAGTCCTCTACCTCCAGCAGCATTTTCAGCATTAGCAATAGTAAACATTATATTATATTCTTTTTGTATCTTATTTAGTAGTTCTTTAATTGCTAATCTACCTGGTTTACCTACTATATCCCCTATAAATAATATATT from Candidatus Syntrophocurvum alkaliphilum includes these protein-coding regions:
- a CDS encoding TIGR00282 family metallophosphoesterase, whose protein sequence is MNILFIGDIVGKPGRLAIKELLNKIQKEYNIMFTIANAENAAGGRGLTKDVMHEILGAGIDVLTMGNHVWDNKDIYNFIDDEHRLIRPINYPGDCPGQGYHTYIGGFNTRIAIINASGRVFMNDLDCPFKAVEEILEDIEKKADLIILDFHAEATSEKLAIAHYFDGKINAILGTHTHIQTADETILPKGTAYITDLGMTGAVDSILGMKKDIIIQKFVTQRPIRFEVETKGKVQLQGVIMDYDENLNKIKTIERISLIN
- a CDS encoding stage V sporulation protein S; this encodes MEVLKVSAKSSPNSVAGALAGVLREKGAAEIQAIGAGAINQAIKAIAIARGFVAPSGMDLICIPAFTDIMIDGEERTAIKLIVEPR
- a CDS encoding dipeptidase; this translates as MHIVDLHCDTISEIYNQGLSLYKNNLHFDLERAKRANIYLQFFALFSNPTNQESILRDIFKQVDKFYYEIDLNKQHIYHVLKYEDIIIANKNNKLSCILHLEGAEVIQNDIEILRILYRLGLRSLGLTWNNRNLLADGVGEGIGAAGISSFGKIIIRTLEELGIILDLAHISEPSFYQALELYNKPVMVTHANAASLCNLPRNLKDHQLKALADNGGVIGVNQVKFFIKESNPTINDMIDHIVYISELIGPDYIALGSDFDGADKMVINNVEQYSLIPELLQKRGFSLQEIQNIIRGNALRVIKQII
- a CDS encoding PHP domain-containing protein, with amino-acid sequence MYYDLHIHTTASDGMFSPEQIIKYSIEFGLFGIAITDHDTIDGLEPALNYNSSTGSKLKFIPGIELNTELNDIEVHILGYFIDYKNQALKNRLQEVRECRYERAQKMINKLRSMGFQITFDYVKQLAQGDLIGRPHVAQALMAKGYVFSLKEAFDKYISKGRAAYVPRYKFTPNEAINLIKQAGGISVLAHPGLIKDQRLINEVVDMGVEGIEAYYPEHSDSQINRFLSFSSEKKLYVTGGSDFHGTSGDESRGRLGCIGVSYDLVKKLYEHKGSIS
- a CDS encoding uracil-DNA glycosylase family protein; amino-acid sequence: MTNSSREKKIKLIIDMEERINNCMRCKKLLKCRRKSSLGKGDLEPEMMLIFEAENNFNQDLDNVIKLRNHIKKGLSIHKIYHSFMVRCQPKACTRASDSNLYGQSYLLDNDNNCKLTARRCDGIAVHPTDEEIISCLPFIIEEIEILQPQYIILFGNRVTDFILKSYGIYDNIEIGKKYNYGKSILYSASDEEIFFNELLKNDAETLASISSE